The Fusarium oxysporum Fo47 chromosome II, complete sequence genome includes a region encoding these proteins:
- a CDS encoding cytochrome P450 — protein sequence MATKRFHLMGEDPSTAQEIEIPTSLDEQGLQHLVASHFAIVDPSGIGFVTESDALTTVADVLAADDISITIDGKAVREVPGPKGLPLVGNYFEVYPDHLGNHQRLFEKYGPLFKTTNMGSTIYHTNDPKLANIVFGETDFFSKRIIEGHPLFPIKNKEAGVFLGDTDTEEWKEVHKFLPPALGPKAVRHYAPTMQKTVEDAFKVFDELDERDEAWNVYPYMLKLGSQAVGKLVLGMDFQHFTSPDARPHAMVMRIAQSLELNKKITSMGSWYKNLPFGDPQRLRDARAHMELMMKESVENASKGEGDLELQDAAVQAENMVDYVLRASDSKGNKLPRERIMEPLVVATGAGFTTTSSLLSWLLYGLVAYPGMQERLLQEMVDNGFDENTQITADLTNKLTFLDKYIKETQRRHNPSYQPARTASVDMVLPGGYKLPKDSIVIPALHHIHNNTKIWDNPALFDPDRWDTDRVKNRPNASYIPFATGPRMCVGFNFALQEVKVFLPKLVYRYKFSLAQDGPVEYDPMFQLIRPNNLYVRAERRIKWPSKSD from the exons atggctacTAAACGCTTCCATCTTATGGGTGAAGACCCTTCAACTGCCCAGGAAATTGAGATCCCTACGTCATTAGACGAGCAAGGTCTTCAACATCTGGTGGCGTCGCATTTTGCAATTGTTGATCCATCTG GCATTGGTTTTGTCACTGAGTCCGATGCTTTGACAACCGTTGCAGACGTCCTCGCCGCTGATGACATTTCCATCACCATCGATGGAAAGGCTGTTCGCGAGGTTCCAGGCCCAAAAGGTCTGCCTCTTGTAGGCAACTATTTTGAAGTGTACCCTGACCATCTCGGTAACCACCAACGGTTATTCGAGAAGTATGGCCCTctcttcaagaccaccaaCATGGGCAGCACCATTTATCACACAAATGATCCCAAGCTGGCCAACATTGTTTTCGGCGAGACAGACTTTTTCTCCAAGCGCATCATCGAAGGTCACCCTCTGTTCcccatcaagaacaaggaggcTGGTGTTTTCCTTGGTGACACTGATACAGAAGAGTGGAAAGAGGTACACAAGTTTCTGCCTCCAGCTCTTGGTCCCAAGGCCGTGCGACACTATGCTCCTACCATGCAAAAGACTGTTGAGGATGCGTTCAAGGTTTTTGACGAACTTGATGAGCGCGACGAGGCTTGGAATGTGTATCCTTACATGTTGAAGCTTGGATCTCAGGCTGTCGGCAAGTTGGTGCTTGGCATGGACTTCCAACACTTTACCTCTCCTGATGCAAGACCTCATGCAATGGTAATGAGAATTGCGCAATCTCTGgaactcaacaagaagatcactTCAATGGGCAGCTGGTACAAGAACCTCCCATTCGGTGACCCTCAACGTCTCCGGGATGCTCGCGCGCAcatggagttgatgatgaaggagtCTGTTGAGAACGCTTCCAAGGGTGAGGGAGACTTGGAGCTGCAGGATGCTGCTGTCCAAGCCGAGAACATGGTCGATTATGTCCTTCGTGCTAGTGATAGCAAGGGCAACAAGCTTCCTCGTGAGCGAATCATGGAGCCTCTTGTTGTTGCCACTGGTGCCGGTTTCACAACAACTAGTTCTCTTCTTTCATGGCTGCTCTACGGCCTCGTTGCTTACCCTGGCATGCAAGAGAGACTTCTCCAAGAAATGGTGGacaatggcttcgatgaGAACACCCAAATCACTGCCGACCTTACCAACAAACTTACCTTCCTTGACAAGTACATCAAGGAGACACAACGACGACACAACCCTTCGTACCAACCTGCACGAACAGCATCCGTCGACATGGTCCTCCCCGGTGGCTATAAGCTTCCCAAAGACTCTATCGTCATTCCCGCCCTTCACCACAttcacaacaacaccaagattTGGGACAACCCAGCTTTGTTTGATCCTGATCGATGGGACACTGATCGTGTCAAGAACCGCCCTAATGCTTCGTATATTCCTTTCGCCACTGGACCTCGTATGTGTGTTGGTTTCAACTTTGCTCTGCAAGAAGTCAAGGTCTTCCTGCCCAAGTTGGTGTATCGATACAAGTTCAGTCTTGCACAAGATGGACCTGTTGAGTATGATCCAATGTTTCAATTGATTCGACCGAACAACCTGTATGTGAGGGCAGAGCGAAGGATAAAGTGGCCTTCAAAGAGCGATTAG
- a CDS encoding P-loop containing nucleoside triphosphate hydrolase protein: MNADKDFGPQRAGVFDFTILFEQSILSLLPTGLFILLVPLRFYVLWNNERVTKSEPLLWAKMVTIAIYASLQTALLVLWCRQNSTNTAIAEPVLGLIESFALAALSFVEHRNSKKPPKLIGAFLVVTIILDIALVRTFWIRSMRTIAAVFTASFVIKTILLILEETPKSLLNEKEKIHETSSGVVNRSFFWWLNGLFLQGHRTILETEDLQAIDSKFDTDHVSAPLEKQWERARNSGQPSLLKSTFLAYKWQFAAGIIPRLLHSGFNFAQPFLIQSVIVLVSKKEMSVQISSGLIGATVLIYLGLAISGAWHKHMSYQLVTMYRGGLVSLIFKKTLKLKTTSIKDSAPVTLMTADVETIVAAGASVHDMWANMLELPVGIYLLYRQVGKPSLLVLVPTVITTILSGIISPAMEPATVKWNEAVQKRVGETSSMLNQMKGIKMMGLTDFFRKMVQGLRVKELKVSAKFRWLLVYFNALAMISAQLTPVVVIMSAIYWTKADEGLSVAEAFTSLSLISLVTQPLIMILVSLMQIAGVVGGCGRIQAFLLLDEQVVAKETVDVDAVTVQNANFQAPDGNSLLTDINLHISPGTLNMLAGRVGCGKSSLLRAIIGELIPAEGTVKTEDSLAYCDQVPWLRNTTIRENIVGLSPIDDKWLSTVLHACALDEDLHQLPQGQETTVGSGGVTLSGGQKQRVALSRAVYSRKKLILLDDVFSSLDRTTADTVFHRLLGSDGLLRTSTVVLVTSNVHYLPFADFVTVIEDGRITRNQVPYSQLEATETLNTIAPIETQEPTQKDIVKLTPKKEIDLTRKTGDTDCYKIYVKSMGWKVISIIFPTSVIGAVLEAMPQIWLRIWTEKGEGSKDAHYAGGYIGLVVASMALALLNIDYFLIVGVEKSSNNLHEQLLNSVCRAPLHFFTSTENGSILNRFSQDMTLIDMSLPLAFYLTLDLTLRCLVQIGVVASGASYFGAFLPISFLALYLIQKYYLRTSRQMRLLDLEAKTPLYTQFTEITAGLATIRSFGWTDEFLDESCRMLNTSQKPFYLMFCIQRWLELVLDLFVAGMAILLVTIALRIPGTTSEGAIGLAMVNLLGLNLTLTTVIDQWTTLETSLGAIARLKSFISNTPNENKQDETEVPDNWPGGRIVFDGVTASYSDESQPVLRDVSLTVEAGQRVCVCGRTGSGKSSLILSILRLLELQSGRIHIDGKDLALLSRQHIRSQITTIPQDPVSVTGTVRQNLDPEALIQADEILIEALRKTTLWATIDTRGGLDADLSELGFSVGQRQLFCLARAFLSHSKIVLLDEPTSSVDNATDKDVRRIIREVMQGRTVIEVTHRLDYVTDFDLAIVMKDGRIIETGDPKELLVQNSALKALRG, translated from the exons ATGAATGCGGATAAAGACTTTGGCCCGCAGCGAGCGGGCGTTTTCGACTTTACAATTCTTTTTGAACAAAGTATTTTGTCTCTCCTCCCGACTGGTCTGTTCATCTTGCTTGTGCCGCTGAGATTCTATGTACTCTGGAACAATGAAAGGGTCACCAAATCTGAACCCTTGTTGTGGGCAAAAATG GTCACGATCGCCATTTATGCCAGCCTTCAAACCGCTTTACTTGTCCTCTGGTGCCGACAAAACTCGACAAATACAGCCATCGCTGAGCCTGTCCTTGGCTTGATCGAATCTTTTGCACTTGCCGCTTTGTCGTTCGTTGAACACCGAAACTCAAAGAAACCGCCGAAGTTGATCGGGGCATTTCTCGtcgtcaccatcatcctcgaCATTGCCCTCGTCCGAACCTTTTGGATACGATCGATGCGGACAATTGCAGCTGTATTCACTGCCTCATTCGTAATTAAGACGATTCTCTTGATTCTCGAAGAAACACCAAAGAGCCTactcaacgaaaaagaaaagatacACGAGACCTCATCAGGAGTGGTCAACAGGAGTTTCTTCTGGTGGTTGAATGGACTCTTTCTGCAAGGCCATCGCACCATTCTCGAGACCGAAGACTTACAGGCGATAGACTCAAAGTTTGATACAGACCATGTATCAGCGCCGTTGGAGAAACAATGGGAACGAG CCCGCAATAGTGGCCAGCCCAGTCTCTTGAAATCCACTTTCCTCGCATACAAGTGGCAATTCGCTGCCGGTATCATCCCTCGACTCCTTCACAGCGGCTTCAACTTTGCGCAGCCCTTCCTCATCCAATCCGTCATCGTGCTCGTCAGCAAAAAGGAAATGTCGGTCCAAATTTCCAGCGGGCTCATCGGAGCAACAGTCCTCATCTACCTCGGCCTTGCCATTTCTGGCGCCTGGCACAAACACATGTCTTACCAGTTGGTGACTATGTACAGAGGTGGATTAGTGtctttgatcttcaagaagacgctcaagctcaagaccACGTCCATCAAGGACTCTGCACCTGTTACACTCATGACGGCGGACGTGGAGACTATTGTTGCTGCCGGAGCCTCGGTCCATGATATGTGGGCAAACATGCTTGAACTTCCTGTGGGGATTTATCTGCTTTATCGTCAAGTTGGTAAGCCTAGCTTGCTTGTGCTGGTTCCAACCGTCA TCACAACGATCCTCAGCGGCATCATCTCTCCAGCCATGGAGCCAGCGACAGTGAAATGGAATGAAGCTGTTCAGAAGCGAGTTGGTGAAACATCAAGCATGCTCAATCAGATGAAAGGCATCAAAATGATGGGCTTGACAGATTTCTTTCGCAAAATGGTCCAGGGCCTAAGAGTCAAAGAGCTCAAAGTATCTGCCAAGTTCCGATGGTTGCTCGTCTACTTCAATGCCCTTG CCATGATCTCTGCCCAGTTGACTCCGGTGGTTGTCATCATGTCTGCAATTTACTGGACCAAAGCAGATGAAGGCCTGAGTGTCGCAGAAGCGTTCACATCGCTGTCCCTGATCTCTCTTGTGACTCAACCACTTATCATGATTCTCGTCTCCTTGATGCAGATTGCAGGTGTTGTCGGGGGCTGTGGCAGGATTCAAGCGTTTTTGCTCCTGGATGAGCAGGTTGTTGCTAAGGAGACAGTCGATGTTGACGCCGTCACTGTGCAGAACGCCAACTTTCAGGCGCCCGACGGAAATTCTTTGCTCACCGATATAAACCTCCACATCTCGCCCGGGACACTAAACATGCTTGCAGGCAGGGTAGGCTGCGGAAAGTCATCACTCTTGAGAGCGATCATCGGCGAGCTTATACCAGCAGAGGGGACGGTCAAGACCGAGGACTCTCTTGCGTATTGCGACCAGGTACCATGGCTCCGCAACACCACAATTCGAGAAAACATCGTTGGGCTGTCGCCGATAGACGACAAGTGGCTGTCGACAGTTCTTCATGCTTGCGCTTTGGATGAGGATCTCCATCAATTGCCCCAAGGTCAAGAGACAACTGTTGGTTCTGGTGGAGTGACTTTAAGTGGAGGCCAAAAACAGAGGGTTGCCCTTTCACGAGCTGTTTATTCGCGAAAAAAGCTCATTCTACTTGACGATgtcttcagcagccttgacagAACGACTGCAGATACAGTCTTCCATCGCCTTCTGGGGTCTGATGGTTTGCTTCGGACGAGCACTGTTGTCTTGGTAACCAGTAACG TTCATTATCTACCATTCGCGGACTTTGTTACCGTGATTGAAGACGGCCGAATCACTCGCAATCAAGTTCCATACTCTCAACTTGAAGCCACCGAAACTCTAAATACTATCGCACCAATCGAAACTCAGGAACCTACACAAAAGGACATAGTCAAGCTTACTCCGAAGAAGGAAATTGACTTGACTCGAAAGACTGGGGATACCGATTGTTACAAGATATATGTTAAGTCAATGGGTTGGAAAGTCATTAGCATCATCTTTCCAACTTCAGTGATCGGCGCCGTACTTGAAGCCATGCCTC AAATCTGGTTACGAATATGGACGGAAAAAGGTGAAGGCTCGAAGGATGCCCATTACGCAGGAGGGTATATAGGACTAGTCGTTGCTTCAATGGCCCTGGCACTCCTAAACATCGA TTACTTTCTCATTGTAGGCGTCGAAAAATCATCAAACAACCTCCACGAGCAGCTTTTGAACTCTGTCTGCAG AGCCCCTTTGCATTTCTTTACATCAACAGAAAACGGTAGCATTCTGAACCG CTTCAGTCAGGACATGACACTCATCGATATGTCTCTTCCACTAGCGTTCTATCTGACACTCGATT TGACCTTGAGATGTCTGGTTCAAATTGGTGTGGTAGCATCCGGAGCCAGCTACTTTGGCGCGTTTCTCCCAATTTCATTCTTGGCTCTATATCTGATCCAGAAGTATTACCTTCGTACCTCTCGACAGATGCGACTACTGGATCTGGAAGCCAAGACACCACTCTACACACAATTCACAGAGATTACTGCTGGACTCGCAACTATCCGCTCATTCGGTTGGACAGATGAGTTTCTGGATGAAAGCTGTCGTATGCTGAATACATCACAGAAACCTTTCTATCTCATGTTTTGTATTCAGCGATGGTTAGAACTAGTGCTGGACCTCTTCGTTGCTGGGATGGCCATCTTGTTAGTCACAATTGCGCTTCGAATTCCCGGTACCACTAGCGAGGGTGCCATTGGGCTAGCGATGGTCAACCTGCTAGGGCTGAACCTGACACTAACAACGGTGATTGATCAATGGACGACTCTGGAGACGTCACTTGGAGCTATTGCCAGGTTGAAATCGTTCATCAGCAACACCCCGAACGAAAATAAGCAGGATGAGACCGAAGTGCCAGACAATTGGCCAGGGGGTAGAATCGTGTTCGATGGCGTAACTGCGTCATACAG TGATGAATCGCAACCTGTACTTCGTGATGTTTCTCTTACTGTTGAAGCTGGGCAAAGAGTCTGCGTATGTGGACGTACTGGAAG TGGCAAATCATCTTTGATCCTTTCAATTCTACGTTTACTCGAGCTACAATCAGGAAGGATTCATATCGACGGCAAAGACTTAGCATTACTATCACGTCAACATATCCGATCCCAGATAACAACAATCCCTCAAGATCCCGTAAGCGTCACAGGCACAGTACGACAGAATCTTGACCCGGAAGCACTCATCCAAGCGGATGAAATCCTCATTGAAGCTCTTAGAAAGACTACCCTATGGGCAACCATTGACACCCGCGGTGGACTTGATGCTGATCTGAGTGAGCTTGGATTTTCAGTCGGCCAACGTCAATTGTTTTGTCTCGCACGAGCCTTCCTCTCGCATTCAAAGATCGTCCTACTCGATGAACCAACCAGCAGTGTTGACAACGCTACCGACAAAGACGTACGACGTATCATTCGAGAGGTTATGCAAGGGCGAACAGTGATTGAAGTCACTCATCGTCTTGACTATGTGACAGACTTTGATCTCGCCATTGTCATGAAGGATGGGCGAATCATCGAGACTGGCGACCCAAAGGAGTTACTCGTCCAGAACTCAGCTTTGAAGGCGCTGCGGGGATGA